A window of Nocardia arthritidis genomic DNA:
TGCGGTCGGCTCGTGGGTCGCGGGCAATCTCGTTTCCGTCGGATTGGACGGCTGGACCTGGGATCCTCGCGTATTGACCAGCGCGGCCTCGTTCGGCGTATTGGTCGGCGGCAGTAAGGGTTTCCACCTCGGGAAGTCGGGGCCGGGCGTCGGCCGATTCACCGGACCCGATGCGGGCGGTTACGGCGACGGGAGTGTTTCCCGCGCTTCGGAAAGCCAACGCGGACAGGGTGATCCGGCTGTTTTTTCGCGCTCAGGTGGCGATTCGGCCGGTCGGGGTAACGATCCGGCCGGATCGACCATGCCCGCATCGCACTCTCCGGCTCATGATCTGAACGCGGCCGGTGTCGCCCATGACGCCGACTCCGCCGTCCGTGGGCAAGCTGGTAGTGCGGCGAATCACCATGGGCCGCACGGTAATTCAGCACCGAACGGAGCTGCGAGGGGAGCGGCCGACCCGGCTCGCGGCGAAACGGGCCGGTCCGGCATCGAGAATCGGGCTCTGGACACTCGGCCCCCCGCTTCTGGTCATCCTTCCGTTCCGCACGAACCGCGTCCGGTATCCGGAGATGGGTCGCGACCGCGTGCCGCCGAACCGGGACATCAGGGTGGATCGCGCACCGAGGGCCGGTCGGGCCTACCCGAGCGGTCGGCGCCCGGTCATGCCGCGGCCGAAAGTCCGCTGCAAGCACGGCCGGGAGCGGGCGAGGCTCCCCGCCTCGGGAGGGAAGCGGAGATCCCCGGCGAGCGGGCGCAAACGGCGCGGATTCCGTCGGACGAGACGGCGGCACTGGCTCAGGAGCATGCGGCGAAGCTGACCGAGCTGAGGCGATTACAGGCCGCGCGAGACGCATGGGCGGATCGCTTCCCGGTGGACAAGGAACATGGCTTGGAGCCGGGTGAGCCGTTGCGTAAAACGTTGGAGGACTTGCGGACTCGCACGATGCGGGTCGATGAGATGCCGGAGCGGTTGGCGCGGATCGCCGAATTGGAGGAGGCCGCAGACAGATACAACGCGGCGGAGGCGCAGACCCGTCGGCTCGGTGACGAGTTGGCGGCACGACAGGCCATCGATCACGATGCCGCGGTTGCGGAGTCGCCGCATCCGGTGGAACGTGCGGTGCCGCACGAGATGTCGCCGGCGGCGCGGGCCGGAGTGGAGCAGTTGGCAGGTGAGCGCGCTGCGCTGGCGTCGCGATTGCGGGAACTCCGGGATGCGCGCGATGCATTGGCCGACCGCCTGCCGGTGGACAAGGAACACGGCTTGGAACCCGGTGAGCCGCTGCGTAAAACGTTGGAGGACTTGCGGACTCGCACGATGCGGGTCGATGAGATGCCGGAGCGGTTGGCGCGGATCGCCGAACTGGAAGAGGCGGCTGACCGATACAACACGGCAAAGGCCGAGGTGATGCGCCTCGCGGATCAGTTGACGATCAAGGCGGGCAACGATTACCTGACCGCTGCGGGCGCGCGGGTGCTCACCGACCGCGTCGGCCTGATCGACGGTCAGCCGCCGCGGGTACTCGTTACGGGCCGCCTCTTCGAGAACGCCGGCCACCGGCGTGTGCTGGCCAACGCCATCGACCGCATCCCCGAACTGTCCGAGGCACTGTCCCAACCCGGTGCCGAAATACGTTATGTACGAGTAACTGTCGACTCCTCGGGCACACCACACATCACCCCGCTCGAATCGCCCACCGCCCGCCACTTCGTCCCGGAACGATCGACCACGGTCGGCGAACCCGCCACCCCCATCCCTTCTCCCGACTCCTCACAACCCTCGCCCGTCGGCGAACCCCCGCACACCGCCGCCAACCCGCACACCGAATCCGATCCGGAAAGCACATCCTCGGTAATCCCATACACCCCAAGGTTTTTGACCTTCCCACCCACCCCGGAATACGACGCCCCCGACGCCCCACCCGCCAGCATCTGGACCCCGACCCCCCAACACCCCCACCCCGAACCCCAGCCACATCCACACCCAACTCCGCCCCCAGACCCAGCCTCGCCTCCGGGAGCAGGGCCACACCCAGCACCACACCCACACCCGCGACCCGAGCCCGGCCCGCATCCACACCCACATCCACGGCCGGAGCCGCATCCACGGCCGGAACCGCATCCACGGCCGGAACCGCATCCACGGCCGGAACCGCATCCACGGCCGGAGCCGCGTCCGACGCCCGAGCCGCACCCATCGCCGGAGCCACAGCCGCATCCACACCCGACTCCACATCCGCGCCCTGAGCCGCATCCGCGCCCTGAGCCGTATCCGCGCCCTGAGCCGCATCCGCAGCCGGAACCGCACCCACAGCCGGAGCCGCATCGGCGACCCGAGCCGCACTCAAGCCCGGAGCCAGACCCGCGCCTTGAGCCGCGCCCACGACCCGAGCCGCATTTGACGCCTGAGTCGCATCCGGAGTCTGAGCCGCATCCGCGACTCGAGCCGCGCCCGACGCCTGAGCCGCATCCGGACTGGCACCCACGGCCGGAGTCGCACTCGTGCCCGGAGCCAGACCCGCGCCCTCAGCTCCACCCGCGACCCGAACCGCGCCCGCTCCCAGAGCCGGACCAGCGCGCCGAGCCGCACCAGCGGCTGCACTCGCACTCAAGCCTTGAGTCACGCCCTCATCCACGTCCTAAGCCTGACCCCCATCCGGACTCGCGACTCGAGCCGCGTCGTCGTCCTGAGCCGCACCCAATTCCGGACCCGCACCCACGCCCTTCCCCTGAGCCGGAACCGGTTCCGCACCTGACGCAAGACCTGGGCTCATGCCCATCGCCGACAGCGGATTCACTCCCGCATCCGGATTCTGCGACGGACCGACACGAGTACTCGGATTCGTCGGGTGAAACGCACCCGGCCGCGGACCAACACGCGACCCGGGACCAGCCTCAAAACGCGAGTTCATCGGGGATGCAGGTCGATTCGCGTCCAGATCCACGCTCCACTCCGCATCTGCGGCCGGAGCCAGACCCGCGCCCTGAGCAGCACCCGCACACACGCCTCGAGCGACACCCGCATCCGCGCCCCGCGTCGGATCCGCGCTCTGAGCCGGACTCGGATCGGCGACCCGAGCCGCACCCACGTCCTGAGCCGCGCCCAACGCCGGATCCGCATCCGCGCCTCGAGCCGGACCTGGTTCCACGCTTGGCGCAGGACCCGAGCTCACGCCCATATCCGACGCCGGATTCACTCCAGCCCCCAGATGCTGCGGCGGACCCGGAAAAGCATTTGGATTCGTCGGGTGAAACGCATCCGGCGTCGGATCAACATGCGGCCCGGGATCAGCCTCGAAATGCGAGTTCATCTGGAACGCAGGTTGTTTCGTGCCCAACAGAACCGACGGATCGGCGCATCGAACAGAGCGTCGTCGATCAACCGGAGCGGGACGGCAATCCATGCGGCCAGGCGCCTGTTGGGCAGCTTCCGGAACCGGCACGTGCGCAACGGTTCCCGCGTCTGGCGCCCGACTTCAATCCCTACCAGCGCACCTGATCGGTGAGGACGGCGATGACGAACGAGTACCCGAAGTCCGAGATGGCGGCGGTGATCGAGGATTTCGAGGCCGAGATGGTGGAGATCGCGCGTATCGGTGCGGAGCGTGCGCGGATTATCGGTCGGGCGTCGGTGCGGGGTAGGCGGATCGGCGTGGCGGTGAACGCTGACGGCACCATCATCGAGATCGAATTCGCTTCGGGTATCGAGGATTTGAGCTATGGCGAGATCGCGAAGGGTGTGACGGAAGCGGCTCAGCGCGCGCAGGAGGATGCGGCGCGGCAGGCGGGGGAGTTGATGGCGCCGTTGCTGGCCAGGCGGTCTCGGCTGCCGAAGTTGTCGGATCTGGTCGATGGCATGCCGGATCTCACGAACCGGATCCCGCGGCCGCCGCTGGCGTCGACGGCGCCGCCCGGCGCACCGGAACGCGAAGAGTCCACCACCGCAGGCGATTTCCCGCAAACAGACCGGGGCGTCACCGAAACGGGCTGGTGACGCAGGTAACTGCGGCTGCACCTGCCGTTCATGTCCGAGCCACGGAAGCGTCGCTCTCGGCTGTCACCCTCGGCGGTCGGACATGTTGGAGGCGGCGAGATGACGAGCGATTTCGGCAGGTTGGATACGGCCGCGGTGCTGGAGCAGGTGCAGGAGCAGATGCGCCAGATCGCGCGGGTGCAGCGGGAGCGGGTCCAGCTCACCGCGAGTGCGACGGTGCGTAAGCGGGTCACGGTTACGGTGAATGCGGACGGCATGATCATCGAAACCAAATTCGCCCCCGGTATCGAGGATTTGAGCTTCGGTGAGATCGCCAAGGCGGTGACGGCGGCGGCGCAGCAGGCGACGGCCGAGGTCGCGCGGAAGGGGCAGGAGCTGATGGCCCCGCTGCAGGAGCGGCGGTCCCGGCTGCCGAAGCTGTCGGATCTGCTCGAGGATATGCCTGATCTGGATGCGCTGCGGCCGGAGGCGCCGCCGGTGCCGACGACGCCGCCGCACGCGGAGGTCGAGGAGCCCGAGGGTGCGCCAATGGAATTCGACGATGTCGATACCACCTTCCGTACCCGGGCGGATGACCGCGGAGTCACCGATTCCGGCTGGTAGTTGCGTATTGTTCAGCGGTCGGTTCGGCTCGACTGTGCAAATATGAGCCTGTAACACGGCTCGGCACCGGATCTGGCCGGCGTGCTGCGAATGGTGTGGCACGTGCGGATTCCGGCGCCCGGATGAGGAGATTGCTGCGACGTGACCAGACCAGGCGACGAGGCCGACGATCGGGCCCGCAACGAGGAGCCTGCGCCGGATAACGGAGGGGCTGCCGAGCAGGAGTTCCTGCGGCAATTCTTGGAGTCGGCGGCGAGCGGTGAACCCGACGTGCCACTCGGCATCGGTGATCCGGCGGCCGAGCAGCCCGATGTACCGCTGGGCATAGGAGATCCGGCGCCCGAGCAACCCGATGTGCCACTGGGCATAGGAGATCCGGCCGCCGAACAGCCCGATATGCCGCTGGGTATCGGCGATCAAGACGAACCGGATATCGGTTTCACCCTCCTCGATCAGCCCGAAACGGTGGACGTCGCCGAGCGCGCCAGACAGCTCGGCCACCAATTGGCCAGGGAATTGGCCGCTTTGGGCCCGGAGGGCTGGCGTCAGGTGGAGGCGGTGTTCGCGCTGACCACCGCCGCCGAGCTGGCGATGGTGGTCTACTCGGATGACGATGAGCGGTCGGTCCGGGTGCAGCCGACGCCGGAGGTGCTCGACCTGGTCCGCGAACACCGCGATGTCTCGGCGCAGCTCAGCGACGGGCCGTGGTGGCGGCTGCTGCTGTCGCTGAGCAGCGGCGGTGAGATCGAGATCGATTACGACTACGGCGACGAGCCGTTCCCGGACGATCAACTGTTCCCGGCCGATATCTACCGTGCCGACCTGGCCGCGTATCCGCGTCAGGTGTTGCCGGTATGGCTGGCCGCCTATATCGGACACGACGACCGGCAGTCCCGTTCACCGGGCCTGGCGGCCGTGCAGGCGCGAGCGGATCGGGAGCAGGGTGTGCGAGGCCTGTTGTCGGACTTGGAGTTTCCGCCGTTCCCGCTGATGTCGGCGCGCTGGGCGGTGATCGCCGCCGCCTTCGTCGCGGCCGGATCGCAGTGGGGGCCGCGGATTCTGCCCGCGCTCGGCTGGTTCGAGGGTTCCAAGCGCAGCGGTTCGACGCTGTACGCGCTGCCGGGTGGTCGCGCCGTGCTCTCCGGCGGGGTGTGGAACGCGCCGGAGCTGAACGAGGTCTACAACAATGACGAGCCGATGCCGCTGCATTACGCGGGCGCGCCGGAGTGGGTGGCCAATCCGGTGCTGAATCCCCGTGCGGCGAGCGGACTTCTGTCGTTCTGCTACTGGTGGGAGGGCGGGCACTGGTATCGCGGCGAGTCCCCGACCTCCGATCTGCTCGCCGAGGCGGTGCCCGGCGTGTGGACCACCGAAACCGTGGTGGACGTGGTGGCCGCCCTGCTCGCCGATGAGCCGACCGAGCAGCAGCGCACGGCCGTCACGAATCTGGTTTCGGCGGCCGAGGTCGGCCTCGTCACCAGGGAAACCGTGGTCGGCGTATTCGGTAACGACGGTGAATTCGATGTGGACAGCGCCCTCTACCAGCTGACTTTGGCCGGTGTGACGCTCGATCTGCCCGAGCCGATGCCGCGTGAGGATGCGATCGAGCGGGTGCGTCAGTACATTCTTGATCAGGGTATGGACACCACCGGCTACCCGTTGGACGAGTTGCGCGCCGATCGGATCAGCGTCGGCTGGATGGTGTTCGTGCCGACCAGGCCGGGGGAGATATCGATCGGCCGCGCGATCTTCTACATCGCCGATGACGGTGTGCTGGAACGGTCTTCGTCGTCGGTGGCGCCATCGGTGTACATCGCGGATTTCGAACAGCGGTTCCAGCAACGCCACGGCGCGGTGGACGCCTGAGGTACGGATTGTTAAGCAACAGCTAAGCTTTCGCGATCTGCCGGGACGGAGTGCGCAGTCGGCGCGATTATCTTGCTGTATCCATCGGCGGTGTAAGAGGTTTCGGTATGGCGGAGGACGAGCGGACGGCGGTCGGGTTCGCGCTCGGCGCCCGCGTCCGGGTGACGGTCGACGCGGACGGCGTGGTGATCGATACGCGCATCGATCTGGAACCGGATGAGGTGAGCTACGAGCAATTGGCGCTCGCGCTCACCGTCGCCGCTCAGCAGGCCCGCGACCTGCTGGTCGTCGCGGAATCGACAAGCCTTGCGGCGCAACCCGATTCCGGCGAGCAGAGTCAGGTCTCCCACCGGTAGCCGAAGCCGCGGATGGTGATGATCAGGCCGGGCCGATCGAGTTTGGCGCGCAGCCCGGCCATGTGCACATCGAGTGCGCGGGATACCGCCGGTGAGGAGTCGCCCCAGATGCGGTCCATCAACGCCTGACGGCTCACCGCGGTGCCCGGCCGCTCCACCAGGATGCGCACCAGCTGGAATTCCTTGTGCGTCAAGGTGATCACCCGGTCGGCCACCAGCACCTGGCGGGCGACCAGATCCACCCGCACGTCACCGGTGACCACGTCCATCGGCGTCCTGCCGGGTGGGACGGCGCGGCGGGTGACCGTCTCCAGTCGCGCGACCAGTTCGGCGATGCGCGGCGGTTTGATCAGGTAATCGTCGGCCCCGCTGCGCAGCCCGTTCACCACCGAACTCTCGCCGCTGCGTGCGGTGAGGATGACGACGGGCACGGAGCTTACTTCCCGCAAACGCCGGAGCACCTCCAGCCCGTCGATATCCGGCAGCCCGAGATCGAGGATCACCGCATCGAACCGGCGGTGCGAGGCGAGCAGGTCGGCGCCGCGACGGTGGCGTTCGACCTGGTAGCCGCGGGCAGTGAGCGCGGCTACCAGCGCTTCGCCCATACCCTCATCATCTTCGACAACCGCAAGCCGCACGCGCCGATCCTCGCAAATCGAGGCCTCCGGCGCGCGCTTTCGGCAATCATCGGGTCACGGCGCGGCGGCAGTGTTGGATCAGCGGTGCTCGCCGGCCCTGCGTGGTTACGCTTCGCTGCCGCCTCCGGGCCTGACGCTCACGCCGCGACCCGCTCCTCGGTCTCCAGGTCGAGCGGGGACTCGTGCGAGGTTTCGCGCATGAATACGTAGATGATCAGCGAGATCACGATGCAGCCCGCGACGTACCAGTAGAACAGCGATTCGTGATGGTGCTGTTTGAGCCACAGCGCGACCGTCTCCACCGTGCCGCCGAAGATCGCGACGACCAGCGCGTAGGGCAGGCCGACGCCGAGCGCGCGGATCTTGGTGGGGAACAGTTCGGCCTTCACGATCGCGTTGATCGAGGTGTAGCCGGTGACGACGACCAGGAGCACCATCATCAGTGCCCATGCCGCCACCGGATTCTTGGTGTGCGCGAGCACGGACATGATCGGCACCGTGAGCAACGTTCCGGCAACGCCGAAGAAGATGAGCAGCCTGCGCCGCCCGATCCGGTCGGACAGCATGCCCGCCAACGGCTGGAACACCACGAACACCGCGAGCGCGATGAAGTTGATCCAGGCAGCGGTCGGCTTGGAGATATGCGCGGTATTGATCATGAACTTCTGCATGTACGTCGTGTACGTGTAGAAGGCGACGGTGCCGCCGAGCGTCAGGCCCGCGACGATCAGGCATTCGCGCGGATATTGGGCGAGCAGCCGCAGCGAACCGCGAGCCGCCCGCTTGCGCGCGACCTCCTTGGCGATCACGTCGATCGCCTCGGGGCCGGACAGTCCGGCCAGCTTCTCCTCGACCCGGTACTGCTCGGATTCGTCCATGCCGCGCCGCAACCACATGATCAGCAGGGCGCCGCCCGCGCCGATCACGAACGGAATCCGCCAGCCCCAGTTGTTCATCTGCGGATCGGTGAAGATGTGCTGCAATATGATTTGCACACCGAGCGCGACAAGCTGACCCGCGACCAACGTCACGTACTGGAAGCTGGAGTAGAACCCGCGCTTACCCGGCGACGCCACCTCGGACAAATACGTTGCGCTGGTTGCGTATTCGCCGCCGAGCGAGAGGCCCTGCAGCAGCCGCGCCAGCACCAGCAGCGCGGGTGCGGCGAGCCCGATCGTCTGATATCCCGGTGTCAGGGCGATCAGCAGCGAGCCCGCCGCCATCACCGTCACCGACAGCGTGAGCGCGGAGCGGCGGCCGAACCGGTCGGCGTAGCGCCCGAGCGCCCAGCCGCCGATCGGCCGCATCAGGAAGCCCACCGCGAAAACCGCGGCGGAATTCAGTAGCTGAGCGGTGGAATCGCCTTTGGGGAAAAAGGTTTGGGAAAAATAAACCGCGAACGCGGTGTAGACATACCAGTCGTACCACTCGGCGAGGTTGCCGAGTGAGCCTCGCAGGACGTTGCCGACTACTCGGCGCTCGCCTACGACCTGTGTCGTAGTCATTCTGAATCTCCTTCTGCCGCCGCACGACCCCGGTCGGCTGGACACCACGGTGGCGAAGGAGCGTCGCGCACGCGGTGATACGCGGATGTTCTAACGATCCCTTAGGAAAATGCCGCGCGGGGGCCGGATCCGAGATGAATGGCCTGATCAGAAACTTTACAGTCCCTTGAGCTTCTGACCACCGGGAATGGGCGCGAGACGGGCTTACAACATGTCAGTATCGAGAACAGCAGGGTGTGTTGATGAACGGGAACGGCAACGAATCATGAACGTCGACTATCGCGAGGGCGCCACGGGCGCGGGCGAACTCGTCGTTGCCGAACCGCTGGATCGTCTCGTCGAGGAACTCGCCGAACTCGGCAGGCCGGGCTGGCGGCGGGTGGAAGCGGTTTTCGCGCTGACCGTTTCGACCGAGACCACCCGCGTCACCGTCGAGTACGACCATCGCGTCGGCCGGGTGGACGCGCCGGAATCGCTGGTGGCCCTTGCCCGTTCGCATCGAGAGCAGGCGGCGTGGACGGTGGCGGGCCCGTGGTGGGTGCTCACCGTGCGGGTCGACGAATCCGGCAGGGCCGAAATCGATTACGACTACGGCGATGAACCGTTCCCCGGCGATCAGTTGCTGCGGCCGGAGGCGTACCGCGCCGATATCGATGCCTATCCCAGGGTGCGGCTGCCGCTTTGGCTCGCGGCCTATATCAACCACGGCGATCGGCAGTCGCGCGGTGCGCGCCGGGCGGCGGTCGCCAGTCGTGCCGACCGCGTGCGCGGCATCGCGCCGACGCCGGTGGAGGAGGATTTTCCGGAGCTGCCGCTGCTGTGGTCCCGGTGGGCCGTGCTCGCGGCGGCGCATATCGCGGTCGGTTCCGAGTCGGGGCCGCGGGTCGTGCCGGACACCGGCTGGTACGAGAGCGCCCGCAATGGCAGCAGCGGTTCGTCGCTGTATCTGCTCGCGGGCGGTCGGGCCGTGCTCTCGGGCGGGGTGTGGAACGCGCCCGCGCTGAACGCGGCGTACAACGGCGGTATCGATCTGCCGAATCTTTATGCGGGAGCGCCTGATTGGGTGACCAACGCGGTGCTCAACCCGCGGGCGGCGGTCGGTTTGCTCTCATTCTGTTTCTGGTGGGACGGGGACGGCTGGTACGGCGGGGAGTCGCCGTCGATCCAGCAGTGTGGTGCCGCGCTGCCGCCGATCTGGTCGGCGGGCACGGTGCGCGAGACGGTGGCCAGAATGCTGGTGCCGCAGCCGGATTCGCGGGTGCGGGCGGCGGTCTCGCGATTGCTCGCCGCCGCCGATTGCGGGGTGTTGACTCGAGCGCTGGTGCAGCAGGTATTCGGCGCGGAGCGGGATATCGACGGGGCGATGCGACAGCTGCGGACGGCCGGTGTGCTCGCACCGCGTGGGGCGGTACCGCGACCGGATGGTCCACCATCCATTTCCATACTGGGTGGTCGGTATTTATGCGATGATCGAATCGCGTTGTAGCTGAAGGGTTCGGAGGTAGAGATTGAGTACCGGGGATTCGCAAACGCCCGCCAGCATGCAACAGCTGTCCGACGACACCAAGGCGATATCGGATGACGTCCAGCAGCTCAACAACGATTCGCAGAACCACGCCAACCTGCAGACCTGGCGCGATGACGCGGCGAAGCTGGCAAGCGACGCCAAGCGGTTGAAGGTCGACGTGGATAGCCTCGGACCGGCGGCGGACCGGGTGGACGAGGTCGCGGCGAACTTCAAGAACTGGTGGGACGGGCTCAAATCGGCCGCCGCAGGTCACGAGGCCACCCTGTCCCAGTGCACGACCGACGTGGGTAAATCCTTCTTCGACGGCCAGCACGGAAATGACGGATATAACGCGAACAAACAGGGCCTCGAGGATTTCGTCGCGCAGGTACAGCAGTTCCTGACCGATTGCTCCAGCAGTTTGCGTGAGGCGCAGAAGGGGCTTCAGCAGACCGAGGACGTCGTGACCCAGGACCTCAACACCATCAACGGGGAGCTGAATGCGTGAGTGCTGAGCCGAAACCCTTTACCGGCGAGGCGAACAGCGACGCGCAGCACCCCGAGACGCCGATCGATCCCGTAGCGGAGACCGAGACGGTCGACGAGCCGGAAACCGATGCCGCCACGGAGTTGGCGCAGCGAATCGTCGGCGCACTCGCCGAGATAGGCCCGCCGGGATGGCAGGAGCTGGAGGCGACCATCGCCGTGACCGTCGCGGCCGAGGCGGGCTTCGTCACCTACTCCGACGGCGACCGATCGATGCGCGCCGAAACCCCGCAGCCGGTATTGCGGTTGGCGCGCGAACAGCGTGCCGCCGTTGTGCGCGCGGGTGACGAGCCGTGGTTGCGGCTGCTGATCCGGGCGGTCGCGCCGGCGACGGCCGGGGCGGCGGTGCGCGCCGTCGAAATCGAATTCGACAACGGCGACGAGCCGTTTCCGGCCGAGCAACTGTTCGCTCCCGAGGTCTATCTCGCGGACCTGCAGGAGCATCCGCGGCGACGGTTGCCGATGTGGCTGGCCGCTTATGTTTCGCACGGCGACCGGCAGGTGCGCACACCGCAGCAGGCCGCGGCGCGGGCAAGGGCCGACAAGGCGGCCGGTGTGTGGGCGGTGTTGGCGGACAACGAGTTTCCGCCCTTCCCCGTGCTGTGGGCGCGCTGGGCGACCCTCGCGGCGGCGTTCGTCGCGGTCGGATCGGAGTGGGGTCCGCGGGTGTTGCCCGCGGGAGGTGTGTTCGAGAGTTCGAAGCGCGGCGGCTCGACCCTGTACGTATTGCCGGGACAGCGGGCGGTGTTGTCCGGTGGCGTCTGGGACGCGCCCGCGCTCGCCGCGGCATACGACGCGGGTGCGGATCTGCCGAATCTATATGCGGGAGCTCCGGATTGGGTGACCAATGAAGTGCTGAACCCGCGCGCGTCCGCGGGGCTGCTCTCGTTCTGCTACTGGTGGGAGCATGATCGGTGGTACCGCGGCGAATCGCCGACGGCGGCCGACTGTGCCTCCGCGGTGCCGGGGGTGTGGAGCGCGAAGGCCGTCGCGGGGATCATCGTGAGCCTGCTCGGGCCGCGCGCGGACGCTCAGTCGCAGACGGCCGCCGACACGCTGGTCGCGGCGGCGGAGGTCGGCGTGGCCACGCGGGAAACCGTGGTGAACGTCTTCGGTGACGATGTCGATATCGACGGTGCGCTGCACCAGCTTTCGCTGGCCGGTCTGGTCGCCGAGACCGTGACGCCGATCGATGCGGCCGAGGCCGTCGACCGGGTCCGGCACTACGTCAGCAGCCGCGACCTGGACACCACCGGATATCCGCTGTCGGAGTTGGTGGCCGACCGGTTCAGCTGCGGGTGGACGGTGTATGTGCCGGTGCCCGAGGGAGAGGTCGCGATCGGGCGCGCGATTTTCTACGTCGGCGACGACGGCGTGCTGGAACAGTCGTCGTCCTCGATCGAATCCGATCGCTATATCGCTGGGTTCGAGCAGCGATTCCGGCAACGTCAGGGTCTGTAGGAGGTGCGCAATGGCTGAAGAGGTCACCGAGGCGATGGTGGCGGACCTGCTCGAAAACGTCGCCGAGAACATTGTCGCGGTGCGGCGCTTCCACGATCAGCGGACCCAGCTCATCGCTGAAGGCACGGCGGCGCGCAATCGGGTGACGGTGGTGGTCAACGCGGACGGCCACATCATCGAGACCAGGTTCGGCCCGAACTACACCGATCTGAGCCGTTCCGAACTGGGCAAGGCCGTCACCGAGGCCGCGCATCGGGCCATCGAGGAAGTCCGCAGGAAGACAATGGAATTGATGGAACCGATCCAGCAGCGGCACGATCGGTTGCCGAAGATCGGCGAGCTGTTCCCCGGTATGCCGGATCTTTCCGAGGTGCTGAGCAGGCCCGCGGCCTCGCTCGCCCCGCCGAGCGAGCGGCAGCCGCTCGACGCCGAAGCGCGACCGGATGCGGCCCGTCCCGCGGCCGAACGTCCCTCCGCCGACGGAACTTCCGACATCTTCGATCGCGGCTGGTAGCGGTCGACCGGTTCGATGGGATTACCTGTACCCGGTTGGCTACAGCCGACCGTCGACATCCTCGGCATGACGACGCCCGATCAGTCGCCATGGGAATTCGACACCGATGCGGCAGCTGCGCTCGCCGACGCGTTCTCGAGTCATGGCGACGCCCTGAACGAGCACATCAGCGATATCCAGTCCGTGATCCGCATGCTCGGTGCGATCTACGAGGGTGATGGCGGTAGCAAGGCCCAGCAGGCGCTGGACAAGCTGAATCAGGCGCTGCCGTCCTTCCAGGACGCGGTCGGCAAGACATCCCAGTACGCGGGTGAGCACTCGAAAACCGTCACCCGCGACGAGTTGATGGAGTTGATGTTCGCGGGCCAGACGGCCGCGGAGATCATCATGCTGATCGCTCAGGCGATCGCTACCGCGCCATGGGGCGGCCTGCTGGCGTTGCCCGAAGAGCAGGCCATCGTCTATGCCATCGGACGGGGATTGTTCCAGGCCGAACGCTGGGGCATGATGCGGATCCTCACCGAGCTCGCCGAGAAGTGGACCGAGGGCCTGGTCAAGAAGCTCGCGCTGCAGGGATTCAAGGCGGGTGCGCTGAAGTTCGGTACTCGCGCACTGGCCGGCGCCGCGCAGGCCGCGTGGCAGGGTGCGCTGTTCAGCGTGATCGCCAATAACCTCGCCGGTATACACGACTGGAAATACGTTGGGGAACAAGCGCTTGCGTGGAGCGCGGGCG
This region includes:
- a CDS encoding YbaB/EbfC family nucleoid-associated protein, whose protein sequence is MTSDFGRLDTAAVLEQVQEQMRQIARVQRERVQLTASATVRKRVTVTVNADGMIIETKFAPGIEDLSFGEIAKAVTAAAQQATAEVARKGQELMAPLQERRSRLPKLSDLLEDMPDLDALRPEAPPVPTTPPHAEVEEPEGAPMEFDDVDTTFRTRADDRGVTDSGW
- a CDS encoding YbaB/EbfC family nucleoid-associated protein; this encodes MAEEVTEAMVADLLENVAENIVAVRRFHDQRTQLIAEGTAARNRVTVVVNADGHIIETRFGPNYTDLSRSELGKAVTEAAHRAIEEVRRKTMELMEPIQQRHDRLPKIGELFPGMPDLSEVLSRPAASLAPPSERQPLDAEARPDAARPAAERPSADGTSDIFDRGW
- a CDS encoding response regulator transcription factor, translating into MRLAVVEDDEGMGEALVAALTARGYQVERHRRGADLLASHRRFDAVILDLGLPDIDGLEVLRRLREVSSVPVVILTARSGESSVVNGLRSGADDYLIKPPRIAELVARLETVTRRAVPPGRTPMDVVTGDVRVDLVARQVLVADRVITLTHKEFQLVRILVERPGTAVSRQALMDRIWGDSSPAVSRALDVHMAGLRAKLDRPGLIITIRGFGYRWET
- a CDS encoding MFS transporter, with the translated sequence MTTTQVVGERRVVGNVLRGSLGNLAEWYDWYVYTAFAVYFSQTFFPKGDSTAQLLNSAAVFAVGFLMRPIGGWALGRYADRFGRRSALTLSVTVMAAGSLLIALTPGYQTIGLAAPALLVLARLLQGLSLGGEYATSATYLSEVASPGKRGFYSSFQYVTLVAGQLVALGVQIILQHIFTDPQMNNWGWRIPFVIGAGGALLIMWLRRGMDESEQYRVEEKLAGLSGPEAIDVIAKEVARKRAARGSLRLLAQYPRECLIVAGLTLGGTVAFYTYTTYMQKFMINTAHISKPTAAWINFIALAVFVVFQPLAGMLSDRIGRRRLLIFFGVAGTLLTVPIMSVLAHTKNPVAAWALMMVLLVVVTGYTSINAIVKAELFPTKIRALGVGLPYALVVAIFGGTVETVALWLKQHHHESLFYWYVAGCIVISLIIYVFMRETSHESPLDLETEERVAA
- a CDS encoding YbaB/EbfC family DNA-binding protein gives rise to the protein MTNEYPKSEMAAVIEDFEAEMVEIARIGAERARIIGRASVRGRRIGVAVNADGTIIEIEFASGIEDLSYGEIAKGVTEAAQRAQEDAARQAGELMAPLLARRSRLPKLSDLVDGMPDLTNRIPRPPLASTAPPGAPEREESTTAGDFPQTDRGVTETGW